A window of the Gossypium hirsutum isolate 1008001.06 chromosome A03, Gossypium_hirsutum_v2.1, whole genome shotgun sequence genome harbors these coding sequences:
- the LOC121223409 gene encoding protein SIEVE ELEMENT OCCLUSION A isoform X2 — protein MEVWGFVKKPIAVTLDPQGKVLCPNALNMMWIWGNSAFPFSSEKEESFWKVEAWTLELLVDRLEPNLPTWVSQQKVVCFYGGVQMEWIESFTTATKGVAKALDIGLEMVYVGKNNAKERVKKITGLIKEKQLSHAWEDENVWFFWNRLESMLYSKTQHGKTIENDVIKQEVMTMLAYDGSENGWAVFFTGSDEMVRANGEKVLSSMKSFDEWEKLAKQMGFIPALRKHLDGITDDHHCTRLILPGNGGGIPERVQCAECGRPMEMYFMYRCCVE, from the exons ATGGAAGTATGGGGTTTCGTTAAGAAACCAATTGCGGTGACATTGGATCCACAAGGAAAGGTTTTATGCCCAAATGCACTCAACATGATGTGGATATGGGGAAATTCAGCTTTCCCATTTAGCagtgaaaaagaagaaagtttTTGGAAAGTTGAAGCTTGGACCCTTGAGCTTCTCGTTGATCGCCTTGAGCCAAACTTACCTACTTGG GTGAGCCAACAGAAAGTGGTATGCTTTTATGGCGGTGTGCAAATGGAATGGATCGAAAGTTTCACTACCGCAACAAAAGGGGTTGCAAAGGCTCTCGACATTGGGTTAGAAATGGTTTATGTTGGAAAAAACAATGCAAAGGAACGAGTGAAAAAGATTACTGGTCTAATCAAAGAGAAGCAACTTAGCCACGCTTGGGAAGATGAAAATGTGTGGTTCTTTTGGAACCGATTAGAAAGCATGTTGTACTCGAAAACCCAACATGGGAAGACCATTGAAAACGACGTTATAAAACAAGAAGTGATGACGATGCTTGCATATGACGGTAGTGAAAATGGATGGGCAGTGTTCTTCACTGGTTCAGATGAAATGGTGAGAGCCAATGGAGAGAAAGTGCTTAGCAGCATGAAGAGCTTTGATGAATGGGAAAAACTTGCGAAGCAAATGGGGTTTATCCCTGCACTTCGTAAACATTTGGACGGGATTACCGATGACCATCACTGCACTCGCCTTATCCTACCGGGAAACGGTGGCGGGATTCCGGAGAGGGTGCAGTGTGCTGAGTGTGGACGTCCGATGGagatgtatttcatgtatcgctGCTGTGTTGAGTGA
- the LOC121223409 gene encoding protein SIEVE ELEMENT OCCLUSION A isoform X1 has protein sequence MGFYNGYEQKFLNLKSIMSWYTVKHPFAIEPAVIKYIMEVWGFVKKPIAVTLDPQGKVLCPNALNMMWIWGNSAFPFSSEKEESFWKVEAWTLELLVDRLEPNLPTWVSQQKVVCFYGGVQMEWIESFTTATKGVAKALDIGLEMVYVGKNNAKERVKKITGLIKEKQLSHAWEDENVWFFWNRLESMLYSKTQHGKTIENDVIKQEVMTMLAYDGSENGWAVFFTGSDEMVRANGEKVLSSMKSFDEWEKLAKQMGFIPALRKHLDGITDDHHCTRLILPGNGGGIPERVQCAECGRPMEMYFMYRCCVE, from the exons atgggcttttaCAATGGTTATGAACAAAAGTTTTTGAACTTGAAATCAATTATGTCATGGTATACAGTGAAACATCCTTTTGCCATTGAACCAGCAGTGATTAAATACATAATGGAAGTATGGGGTTTCGTTAAGAAACCAATTGCGGTGACATTGGATCCACAAGGAAAGGTTTTATGCCCAAATGCACTCAACATGATGTGGATATGGGGAAATTCAGCTTTCCCATTTAGCagtgaaaaagaagaaagtttTTGGAAAGTTGAAGCTTGGACCCTTGAGCTTCTCGTTGATCGCCTTGAGCCAAACTTACCTACTTGG GTGAGCCAACAGAAAGTGGTATGCTTTTATGGCGGTGTGCAAATGGAATGGATCGAAAGTTTCACTACCGCAACAAAAGGGGTTGCAAAGGCTCTCGACATTGGGTTAGAAATGGTTTATGTTGGAAAAAACAATGCAAAGGAACGAGTGAAAAAGATTACTGGTCTAATCAAAGAGAAGCAACTTAGCCACGCTTGGGAAGATGAAAATGTGTGGTTCTTTTGGAACCGATTAGAAAGCATGTTGTACTCGAAAACCCAACATGGGAAGACCATTGAAAACGACGTTATAAAACAAGAAGTGATGACGATGCTTGCATATGACGGTAGTGAAAATGGATGGGCAGTGTTCTTCACTGGTTCAGATGAAATGGTGAGAGCCAATGGAGAGAAAGTGCTTAGCAGCATGAAGAGCTTTGATGAATGGGAAAAACTTGCGAAGCAAATGGGGTTTATCCCTGCACTTCGTAAACATTTGGACGGGATTACCGATGACCATCACTGCACTCGCCTTATCCTACCGGGAAACGGTGGCGGGATTCCGGAGAGGGTGCAGTGTGCTGAGTGTGGACGTCCGATGGagatgtatttcatgtatcgctGCTGTGTTGAGTGA